TTTGGGTTTGCGAAAAACAAACCACTCGAAATGGATGATGGCAGTGCACTTACCGATGTCGTTCATGACGTGTATGGGGAACTCAATCAGCCCACGGTGGTTTTTGAGCATGGCACGGTGAAAACGTTTCCACTCCCGTTCACTGAAACGACCCAGACTGTAGATGCGCTGGTCGGTTTTGGAACGCAATTTCACCCGACAGGAACGCAACTGCGGAATGTAGTCGTCAAACCCAAGTGCGTCCATATTTTGGATCAGGAAAAAATGACTGCTGACTTCGGCCAGTGCAAAAATCGCGGAGGCACTGATCGAACCCAGCGGGTCCAAATGTTCTTCATACGGGGTTAACTCATAAATCCCGTGGGGTGGAGCTTTACAGATTTCGATGGAGAGTTGTTGACTGCTAGAATTGGAGGCATTTTCCATGATTTGCATAGGAAATGGAATCTTGGAACGGCCGGAGGAGAGGCTATTCCCGAATTCAAAGAAAATTGAAAGTGGAGCTCAACGCTTTTCCTTGATAATCGGTCGTTGACAGGGGTTTCTTAAGGGGAGATTCCATGAAAGGCTATGGCGCGACATGAAATGGCATAACCGGACGGAGTTTCTGGTTTTTGCCATGGAAGGGGTATTTGCTGTGTTTGGATACTGCAGCCAAGTATTAACGACTTTGATAGTGGCAACGGGAATTTGACGTTGGATGAGGGCGGATTAGATTGTTGAGGTCTATTTACCGCAAACCTGATAAACGTAAAACACTATGGCATATACATTACCAGAACTTGGATACAGCTACGATGCGCTGGAGCCGCACATTGATGCGCGCACCATGGAAATTCACCACAGCAAGCACCACAACGCCTACATCACCAATTTGAACAATGCGTTGGGTGGTGAATCGGTAAAAACGATTGAAGAACTCATTGGAGACTTGGGTTCCGTGCCGGAGGATAAACGCACAGCCGTGCGCAACAACGGTGGCGGGCATGCCAACCACAGCTTCTTCTGGACGCTGCTCAGTGGCAAAGGCGGCGGAGAGCCAGTTGGGAAGCTGGCTGACGCGATTCGTTCAAGCTTTGGCAGTGTGGATGCCTTCAAGGAGGCCTTTGCCAAGGCAGCAGCGACACGTTTTGGAAGCGGCTGGGCCTGGTTGATCGTGCGCTCGAATGCGAGCCTTGCAGTGGTATCCACCCCCAATCAGGATAGTCCCCTGATGAAGGGCTTTGTCGATACCGTGGGAATTCCGGTGCTCGGACTCGATGTTTGGGAGCATGCCTATTACCTGAACTATCAGAACCGTCGTCCCGATTACATCCAGGCATTTTGGAATGTTGTGGACTGGGAGAAGGCCAATACCTATTACCAGTCGGCACTTGATTCGCTGAAGTAAGGCGATCTGCTCAGTGTGCCGTTGAGGCGGCCATTTTCTCACAGACGCACCTCTGAAAACGGGGTGCGTTTTTTTGTGAGAGATGGGAAGTGAAATGGAAGGGAGAGGGGATGCAAGTTCAGAGCTGAACTCCCATCACTCGGGCTGCCTCCTGCACATCTTTATCTCCGCGACCGCTAAGATTGACACAGAGAATGTGATCCGGGGAAAGCTGTCGGGCACGCTTGATCGCATAGGCAAGGCCGTGCGAAGATTCCAGCGCAGGGATGATGCCCTCGGTTTTTGAAAGTGTGCGAAACGCATCCAGTGCCTGATCATCGGTAGCGTAGGCATAGTTGATGCGACCCAGATTCTGGTAGTAGGCATGTTCGGGGCCGATCGCTGCGTAATCGAGTCCTGCAGAGACGGAGTGGGTCGGTTCAATTTGCCCATGTTCGTCTTGCAAAATAAAGGTTTTGCATCCCTGCAATATTCCGAGACGTCCACCCGAGAATCGGGCAGCGTGTTCCCCGCGTCGTATGCCGCGTCCCCCTGCTTCGACGCCCGTCAGCCGAATGGAAGTTTCTTCGAGAAAATCGTAGAAAAATCCGATGGCATTGCTTCCTCCACCCACACAGGCAATCAACTCATCTGGCAGGCGACCAATCTGTTCACGGCACTGGGCGCGAGTTTCCTCGCCGATGATTTTATGAAAGTCCCTCACCATCATAGGGAAGGGATGACATCCGAGTGCCGAACCGAGAATATAGTGGGTGTCGCGTGAATGAGCCACCCAGTCACGCATGGCTTCGTTGACGGCATCCTTGAGTGTGCGTTGCCCTGAAGTAACGGGGATGACCTCGGCTCCGCACAGACGCATGCGGTAGACGTTCGGTGCCTGACGGCGCATGTCCTCCTCGCCCATGTAGATCACGCAATCGAGACCTACCCTTGCACAAACAGTTGCGGTAGCAACGCCATGTTGTCCGGCACCCGTCTCCGCAATGATGCGGGTTTTTCCAAGCCGCTTGGCGAGGATGGCCTGCCCGAGCACATTGTTGATCTTGTGCGCTCCGGTGTGCAGCAGGTCTTCGCGTTTCAGATAGATTTGTGCTCCACCCAGAAAACGGGTGAGGGATTGGGCATGATAAAGCAGAGTTGGACGCCCGGCATATTCGCGCAACTCTTTGTGGAAGGCGTCGAGAAAATCCGCGTCTTCACGAGCGGAAAGAAAGGCAGCTGTCAATTCATCGAGTGCCCGGACCAGAGTCTCGGGAACAAAGCGGCCTCCAAATTCTCCAAAATACCCGTTTGCGTCGGGAAATGCGGATTTGTCCAACTTCATCATGCAGCATATTACCGCGTCAGCCCCCTAAACGACAAACCATTTGACACAGCGGACGCATCAAATGGTCTGGAAAAGGGATGATGACCTCCTTGGCAGGAGTCTTACTTCTTGTGGCGATTCGCACGAAGACGCTTGCGACGCTTGTGCTGATTCATTTTAAGACGCCTTTTCTTCTTTAAGTTACCCATAGCTGTTTTGCTTCTATTGAAATGAAATTCTTTTTGCGAAAAGGGTTGATGAAAACGCAAACTACTCGATTGGTAAAGTAATATTTTTGATTATCTCTTCGCTTTTGGTGATCAGCTCATCGATCTCCAGGCCGATGCGCCGAAGAGTGCGCTTCCAGTATTTGGGAGGTGGCAGAAAAACAGAGGTTCTATCAAGGCCGAGCGACGGGCAGGCATCGACCCGATGAGCATGCATCCATTCGAACCGATAGGGTTCGGAGGAAAGCATTTCAGGTGGATAGCTTGGATCATAGAGCGGATCGCGCAACATGGGAATACCACTTTCCCTAGCGTGCAATCGCAGCTGATGCAGGCGCGGATAGCGAGTCGAGGCGAGCCAGGCATCAGCGGTGCTCCCTTCTCCCAGTGGCGCGAAATGAGTGCAGGCTTTTTTTCCGAGCTGATGACTGACCTGCATGCGCTGCTGCTTGAAATGGCGCATGAGTGGCAACCGACATTCGAATGATGCTTTTCGCTCGCTCTTGCGTGTGATCAGAATGTGGTGAAACTGAAACTGGAATGACCCATAGGCGTTTCGCCAGTGTTCCGCAGACTCGGGTGTTGTGCTTGCGAGCACTGCACCGCTGGCACCCCTTTCGAGCGGGTTGAAAGTTCGCAATTCGGTGATGCCGTGGTGCTTCAGCTCTGGTTTTCCAGTGGGAATCTGTTCATTGAAGGCGCTCTCCAGATCCACCGAATCGAGAAACCAAGGATCGGATTTGGCAGCGAGCACGGAGGGCTTGTTGAATACGAGCAACCCATCTCCCCAGTGTTCGATGGGGATGCGTTGTCCCTTTTCTCCTCGCATGAGCGTGGGCGGAATGCCGATGCGGTGTGGTTCCATGATGTTTTGTTCAGGAAAACAAAAGTCTCCTACCTCGTTGATCGAAGCAGGAGACTTTTATCGATAGAAAATCTATGCGAGATCCGAATCACACATAGGGTGTGCAATTGATCTTGTGACGGCGTGCGAGATTTGGGTGAACGATCTTGCGCTTGGCTGCCTTGTCCAGGGCTGACACCAGATCACGGGCAGCTTGCTGGGTGACCGCTGCGTCCTCACCTTCACGGGCGTCACGGAACTTTTTGAGCAGGGTCTTGAGTTCGGATTTCACGCGACGGTTGCGCTCGGTGCGGGTCCGGGTCTTCCGAATATCTTTCTTGGATGATTTAATGTTGGCCATGATGGAAAAACCTCAGAAGATGAAGTTGTGCTGAAGGATTGTCAATGGGAAATCCTGAGACAGTCGGACATAATTTGCGCTTCAGGAATCGAGCTTGCTGAGCAGAGATGCGATCACGGTATCAAAAGTGGGAGCAAAGTCGTGGAAGTTGATTTTCTGCCCGTCGGCGTGGTCCGAAACCACCTTGAAACTAGCGACTTTCTGCAGTCCGGGACAATGGCTCTGCTCAAGTTCATGCACCCATGCGTATGCCTCCATGTCGATGAGCAGAATGGGTTCGTTAGGAAGGGGCGCAGGCCAGTCATGACACTCACGGGAAACACTGACCAGCGATGCAAGCGGAAAGAGTGATGCAGGTGCAAACGGATTCCAATTCAGGTAGAGCGGCGGGGGTGCAGGTGCATGTGCGGGATCGCAAAGCAGGGTTTGCACTTGGAAAAGTGAGCCAGTGGGGGTCTGCCTGCAGTTGCATCCGGCAATGCCGATGTTGATCCATTTGCAGGAATCGCAATCCGATGGCAGCAGGGGTTTCAGGCGTTGCGTGGAGTGTCTTACCGCGGCATTGCCAATACCACTGATATAAAGGAAGTAGCGAGAATCTGCGGATTGGTAGCAGCGCGGACCCCCATGTGCTTTGAGGCGCAGCAGACCCAGCTCTCTGATCAGAGGTGTGGCTTCAAAAAGGGTTGCAACCTGAAAAATCGTTCGCATGCATGGGCAAGCATTGGATGAAAGCCGCGTTTTGCACGTGAAAAGTGCCGTTGACCGGGAATCATAAAGCCCCTAGATTGCTTCGATTGTAAAGAACCCGTAAAATTATGTTAATTGACAGCCACTGCCATCTCGAAACTTTTGCCAAACGGGGCGACCTGGAAACGGTGCTCAATGAAGCAAGTCTGGCTGGCGTCAATCGCATGATCACCGTGGGGACCCATCTGGATGACTGGGATCTCTATCATCAGCTTTCCCGCCAATATCCGGGTAAAATTTACCACAGTGTGGGACTGCATCCCTGTCATGTGGACGAGACATGGGCCGATCAGGTGGAGCAGCTACAGGAGCGACTGAGCCGTGGCGACAGTGCTGCGCCGATAGCGATCGGGGAAATCGGGCTTGATTATTTTCACCTTCCCAAGAAGGACGATGCCCGGCGCGAACAGCTGATGGAGCTGCAGCAGCAAGCCTTTGAAGCACAGCTTCAAATTGCCCGTAAGACTCACCTTCCCATTATTATTCACTCGCGCAATTCCTTTGATGCCTGTGTGCGAACCATTGACATGCTGGGGGCGCCGTGGGACCGTATCGTCTTTCACTGTTTCAGTGAAGGACGCGACGAAATCGACCGGATCAATCTTCGCGGAGCGAGAGGATCGTTCACGGGAATTGTCACGTATGACAACAGTTCCGTCAAACGTGTGAGGGAGGCTTTGGTCGAACAGGGGGCAGAACGCCTGATGATTGAGACGGATTGTCCATACCTAACTCCCGAACCTCATCGCGGCAGTGAAAATCGTCCGGCCCTTTTGCGTCACACCTTCCTTGCGGCGGCTTCACTGCTGGAAGTGCCAGTTGACGAGCTGGAGGCCTTGATCGCCCGCAACACCTTGTCGTTTTTTGGGATCGAACCCTAAGAACCTATGAGTTGAAGCTTTGCCTCATTCGGGCATCATTTGGAGGAATTCAAACGCTTCTCCAGACTCAATGCGGTGCAGCTCTCCGTGGATCCGGAGAAAACCGGGCTGATTCGAAAAGGCAGTCCACCGGTATCCGTGCAAGGCAAGCTGGAATCCGCGGTGGGTGGGTCTCAGTTGTTCAATGTGCAGTTGGTGAAACGTCGTTTCGGCATCAAAATGAGACTGCCACCAGATACTTCCATGCTGCATCCATCCAAAGTATTCCATGCGCTTGGTTTCACTCTCTACAATACTGCGCAGCACGGTGACGTCGTGCCAGATTTCGGAGAATTCAAACTGTCGGGTTCCGTCGGGAAGCTCGAGCGCAGTGGCCCCCATCAGATGTCCATTTTGCCAGTAGTAGGAACGCTCGATGCGGAAGCTGCCGATCTCTCTTCCAGTGAGTGTTTCTACCCGGTAGTTTCCTTTCCACTGGCCGACGAAGCGACGTAGTTGTGATGTTTCGCTGTTCCAGGCATGCAGGGGGAACACGAGCACAATGCAAAGGAGGACGCAGGCAATTTTGGGCATGA
This Puniceicoccaceae bacterium DNA region includes the following protein-coding sequences:
- a CDS encoding pseudouridine synthase, translated to MEPHRIGIPPTLMRGEKGQRIPIEHWGDGLLVFNKPSVLAAKSDPWFLDSVDLESAFNEQIPTGKPELKHHGITELRTFNPLERGASGAVLASTTPESAEHWRNAYGSFQFQFHHILITRKSERKASFECRLPLMRHFKQQRMQVSHQLGKKACTHFAPLGEGSTADAWLASTRYPRLHQLRLHARESGIPMLRDPLYDPSYPPEMLSSEPYRFEWMHAHRVDACPSLGLDRTSVFLPPPKYWKRTLRRIGLEIDELITKSEEIIKNITLPIE
- a CDS encoding TatD family hydrolase, with the protein product MLIDSHCHLETFAKRGDLETVLNEASLAGVNRMITVGTHLDDWDLYHQLSRQYPGKIYHSVGLHPCHVDETWADQVEQLQERLSRGDSAAPIAIGEIGLDYFHLPKKDDARREQLMELQQQAFEAQLQIARKTHLPIIIHSRNSFDACVRTIDMLGAPWDRIVFHCFSEGRDEIDRINLRGARGSFTGIVTYDNSSVKRVREALVEQGAERLMIETDCPYLTPEPHRGSENRPALLRHTFLAAASLLEVPVDELEALIARNTLSFFGIEP
- the rpsT gene encoding 30S ribosomal protein S20, giving the protein MANIKSSKKDIRKTRTRTERNRRVKSELKTLLKKFRDAREGEDAAVTQQAARDLVSALDKAAKRKIVHPNLARRHKINCTPYV
- a CDS encoding superoxide dismutase, with the translated sequence MAYTLPELGYSYDALEPHIDARTMEIHHSKHHNAYITNLNNALGGESVKTIEELIGDLGSVPEDKRTAVRNNGGGHANHSFFWTLLSGKGGGEPVGKLADAIRSSFGSVDAFKEAFAKAAATRFGSGWAWLIVRSNASLAVVSTPNQDSPLMKGFVDTVGIPVLGLDVWEHAYYLNYQNRRPDYIQAFWNVVDWEKANTYYQSALDSLK
- a CDS encoding AURKAIP1/COX24 domain-containing protein; translation: MGNLKKKRRLKMNQHKRRKRLRANRHKK
- the trpB gene encoding tryptophan synthase subunit beta, producing MMKLDKSAFPDANGYFGEFGGRFVPETLVRALDELTAAFLSAREDADFLDAFHKELREYAGRPTLLYHAQSLTRFLGGAQIYLKREDLLHTGAHKINNVLGQAILAKRLGKTRIIAETGAGQHGVATATVCARVGLDCVIYMGEEDMRRQAPNVYRMRLCGAEVIPVTSGQRTLKDAVNEAMRDWVAHSRDTHYILGSALGCHPFPMMVRDFHKIIGEETRAQCREQIGRLPDELIACVGGGSNAIGFFYDFLEETSIRLTGVEAGGRGIRRGEHAARFSGGRLGILQGCKTFILQDEHGQIEPTHSVSAGLDYAAIGPEHAYYQNLGRINYAYATDDQALDAFRTLSKTEGIIPALESSHGLAYAIKRARQLSPDHILCVNLSGRGDKDVQEAARVMGVQL